In Gossypium hirsutum isolate 1008001.06 chromosome D06, Gossypium_hirsutum_v2.1, whole genome shotgun sequence, one genomic interval encodes:
- the LOC107900180 gene encoding abnormal spindle-like microcephaly-associated protein homolog isoform X2 — MEEEPLTSSSSFLFKDISNFKTPNRPSKPPIFHSPCPQYFTASKQTPRTSSSFRHRSRPSFAPSSSRSRSKAAAAAKLKAFELQQSQSARKEELKKEQSLKSLSKSLTVWLNFLFQNPKSCGCDLSINGRDDSNVVRVDSTWRSPKRMRELWWRGDESEENIAADISSSKYSILRSSLKEVCSFDDLKLRMRVYLSLGNCKEILNAMTQVVKNIDEGRLKMKAHCPIVTDVRMKENATKILMSYNPIWLRIGLYIIFGGDSLLSSDGDNSFMQDISFLKMVIEKQFFSHPGLAKAYAYNKKVEGLYRPGYYENLGNVILKRILLLVLILDRAKSQTTLPLKYGIDGVDGGSPLLFTVSSGIKSSRQVLNDFLSSDVMHGEGNLLAHLVIVGYKVSHQQSALVEFDFQVSDLFLDFQDGVRLCRVIQLLRHDPSILMKIVVPSDTQKKNLANCGVALEYLKQAGVMLCDEDGLRITGDDVASGDKELTLSLLWNIFVHLQLPLLIDKTTIADEISKIGGFNMDSLNVINSTLMGILLNWIQAICGKYDLKIDGFSSLDNGKAIWCLLDYYFRRELSCSCSCSNKDSHEPRGEKSIMSATDYTDAVHNFILSQKLTTLLGNFPEVLQISDLLEHNGTVSVQSVVILLVFLLSQLIVKKNVDQLNFHKLLGCGCQSLERRHSLTRRQSANSDTILHNKERDIDITKDAAKKFKAIQAWWRNMTEQNYKSSVRSATSISDCSTAQKTSFDILRENAATIIQSRYRRLKERRNFLKMMKAICLVQTVVRTWLTVKKNTKINKFCSASGQEFRSELKRVATLIVERHNFVNLRSVLPTQQAAKIYIAQRRDASCLDPVKAAIVIQKYVRGWMVRSYHILGLACTENASLKCQVKGLNNSEIEAATRIQIAWKNFLHRSLHKRTYAATKIQSYYRGWRLRMRFMKQKQAITKIQSNFRRLKCWRAFQNAWKEFICRTLQNQTLAATRIQSHFRGWQLRRNFMKKKQAIIKIQSHFRGWQLRRNCMKKKQAIIKIQSNFRLQKCLRAFQQYKNANRSAIIIQSFVRGWMARREARRYRFLVVMIQSHWKGYVARKESRGQLKDLRLRMVESAKNVDDGKRIINRLLSALSVLLSMKSISGILHHCETLDMATAHSQKCCEELVAAGAIGILLKQIQSASRSIPDQQVLKHALSTLRNLARYPHLAEVLIDTPPSVEIILWKMLRNKEEGYFIASEILKKICSNPKGVKAVHKFPALLKRLHTLVEELTRKLNTEKRNPRTVVLKENTDRRWKEAVQLLRLITNGYRIQ; from the exons atgGAGGAAGAACCTCTTACTTCGTcttcttctttccttttcaaaGACATTTCCAACTTCAAGACCCCCAATCGCCCTTCCAAGCCTCCCATTTTCCACTCACCATGTCCTCAGTACTTCACTGCTTCCAAGCAAACCCCGAGGACTTCTTCGTCATTTCGTCACCGTTCTCGACCTTCCTTTGCTCCTTCCTCTTCCCGCTCCAGATCCAAAGCCGCTGCCGCAGCCAAGCTCAAAGCCTTCGAGCTGCAGCAATCTCAGTCGGCTCGCAAGGAAGAGCTCAAGAAAGAACAATCGCTCAAGTCATTGTCCAAATCTCTCACCGTTTGGTTGAATTTCCTCTTCCAGAATCCCAAGTCTTGTGGATGTGATCTCTCCATTAATGGCCGCGACGATAGCAATGTTGTTCGAGTGGATAGTACCTGGAGAAGCCCCAAAAGGATGAGGGAGTTGTGGTGGAGAGGGGATGAATCAGAGGAAAACATAGCCGCGGATATTTCCAGCTCCAAGTATTCGATTTTGAGGTCTTCCTTGAAGGAAGTTTGTAGTTTCGATGATTTGAAGCTGCGGATGCGGGTTTATTTGAGTTTGGGAAATTGCAAGGAGATTCTCAATGCCATGACTCAAGTCGTTAAG AATATAGATGAAGGGAGGCTAAAAATGAAGGCACATTGCCCTATAGTTACTGATGTTAGAATGAAGGAAAATGCTACTAAAATTCTGATGTCTTACAACCCTATTTGGCTCCGTATCGGGTTGTATATTATTTTTGGCGGTGATTCCCTGTTATCATCTGATGGAGATAATAGTTTCATGCAAGATATTTCATTTTTGAAGATGGTTATAGAAAAGCAGTTTTTCTCGCACCCTGGGCTCGCAAAGGCTTATGCTTATAACAAGAAGGTCGAAGGCTTATACAGACCGGGATACTATGAGAATTTGGGGAATGTTATATTGAAGAGAATTTTGTTGCTTGTTCTTATCCTTGATCGAGCTAAATCTCAGACCACTCTTCCTCTTAAGTACGGTATTGATGGAGTGGATGGAGGTTCTCCTCTTCTGTTCACAGTTTCATCTGGTATAAAATCAAGTCGTCAAGTCCTTAATG ATTTTCTGTCATCTGATGTTATGCACGGAGAAGGTAATCTTCTCGCACATCTAGTGATTGTAGGTTACAAAGTTTCTCATCAGCAG TCTGCCCTTGTTGAGTTCGATTTCCAAGTATCAGATTTATTCTTGGATTTTCAAGACGGGGTGCGGCTCTGTAGAGTAATTCAACTTTTGCGACATGACCCCTCTATCCTCATG AAAATAGTAGTTCCTTCAGATACGCAGAAAAAGAATTTGGCCAATTGTGGTGTTGCCCTGGAATATTTGAAACAGGCTGGTGTCATGCTATGTGATGAAGACGGATTGAGGATTACAGGAGATGATGTTGCTAGTGGGGATAAGGAACTCACTCTATCCTTGCTGTGGAATATATTTGTTCACTTACAG CTGCCTCTTCTGATTGATAAAACAACTATTGCTGATGAGATATCCAAAATAGGTGGCTTTAATATG GATAGCTTGAATGTAATCAATTCCACTCTTATGGGAATACTTTTAAACTGGATCCAG GCAATTTGTGGAAAGTATGATCTTAAGATTGACGGCTTTTCTTCTCTGGATAATGGAAAAGCCATATGGTGTTTGCTTGATTATTACTTCCGCAGAGAACTGtcttgttcttgttcttgttcTAACAAG GATTCTCATGAACCAAGAGGTGAAAAATCAATCATGTCTGCTACTGATTACACAGATGCAGTTCACAATTTTATATTATCACAGAAGCTGACAACATTGTTGGGAAATTTTCCTGAG GTTCTGCAAATAAGCGACTTACTTGAGCATAATGGAACAGTCAGTGTTCAGAGTGTAGTAATTTTGCTCGTTTTCCTGTTGTCCCAGCTTATTGTCAAGAAAAATGTG GATCAGTTGAATTTCCATAAACTACTGGGTTGCGGTTGCCAAAGTCTAGAGAGGAGGCATTCATTAACTCGAAGACAGTCAGCAAATTCAGATACCATTCTGCACAATAAGGAAAGAGACATAGATATCACTAAAG ATGCTGCTAAAAAGTTTAAGGCCATTCAGGCTTGGTGGCGAAATATGACAGAACAAAACTACAAGAGTTCTGTAAGATCCGCCACTTCTATTTCGGATTGTTCCACTGCTCAGAAGACAAGCTTTGACATTTTAAGAG AAAATGCTGCAACAATCATACAGTCTCGCTATAGACGACTGAAAGAGCGTCGCAATTTTCTGAAGATGATGAAAGCAATCTGTTTAGTCCAAACTGTTGTACGGACATGGTTGACCGTAAAGAAAAATACAAAGATCAACAAATTCTGTTCTGCCAGTGGTCAGGAATTTCGATCTG AACTCAAGAGAGTTGCAACGCTTATTGTTGAGAGACACAATTTTGTTAATTTAAGATCAGTGTTGCCCACACAGCAAGCTGCAAAGATTTATATAGCTCAAAGACGTGATGCATCCTGTCTTGACCCTGTCAAAGCTGCCATTGTAATTCAAAAATATGTTCGTGGTTGGATGGTGAGGTCATACCACATTCTTGGTCTTGCTTGCACTGAGAATGCATCTCTTAAGTGCCAAGTCAAGGGTCTAAATAATAGTGAAATAGAAGCGGCAACCAGGATTCAGATTGCATGGAAGAATTTTCTTCACAGATCTCTACACAAACGAACTTACGCTGCAACTAAAATTCAGAGCTATTATCGCGGTTGGAGGTTGAGGATGAGGTTTATGAAGCAGAAGCAAgcaataacaaaaattcaaagtaaTTTCCGACGGCTAAAATGTTGGAGGGCCTTTCAGAATGCTTGGAAGGAATTTATCTGTAGAACTCTTCAGAATCAGACCTTAGCTGCAACCAGAATTCAGAGTCATTTCCGTGGTTGGCAGTTAAGAAGGAATTTTATGAAGAAGAAGCAAGCAATAATTAAAATTCAGAGTCATTTCCGTGGTTGGCAGTTAAGAAGGAATTGTATGAAGAAAAAGCAAGCAATAATTAAAATTCAGAGCAATTTCCGACTGCAAAAATGCTTGAGAGCTTTTCAACAATATAAAAATGCCAACAGATCAGCGATCATCATTCAATCTTTTGTGCGTGGATGGATGGCAAGGAGAGAAGCTCGGAGATATAGGTTTCTTGTTGTTATGATCCAA TCTCATTGGAAAGGTTATGTTGCCCGGAAAGAATCGAGAGGGCAGCTAAAGGATTTACGCTTGAGAATGGTGGAGTCTGCTAAGAACGTTGATGATGGCAAACGTATTATTAACAGGCTTTTATCAGCACTTTCAGTACTACTAAGCATGAAAAGCATCAGTGGCATTCTTCACCATTGTGAGACCCTGG ATATGGCAACAGCCCATTCTCAGAAATGCTGTGAAGAACTTGTGGCCGCGGGTGCAATCGGCATTCTACTGAAACAGATTCAGTCAGCCAGTCGAAGCATCCCTGATCAGCAGGTTCTAAAGCATGCACTCTCAACCCTCAGAAACTTAGCCCGATATCCCCATTTGGCCGAAGTGTTAATCGACACTCCTCCATCAGTAGAGATAATCTTATGGAAGATGCTCAG GAACAAGGAAGAAGGTTACTTTATTGCTTCCGAGATCTTGAAGAAGATATGTTCAAATCCGAAAGGTGTGAAAGCTGTACACAAGTTTCCTGCTCTTTTGAAGAGACTACACACTCTCGTTGAAGAACTTACAAGGAAATTAAACACTGAAAAAAG AAATCCTCGTACTGTTGTCCTAAAAGAGAACACAGATAGAAGATGGAAGGAGGCAGTCCAACTTCTTAGACTGATAACAAATGGTTATCGAATCCAGTAA
- the LOC107900180 gene encoding abnormal spindle-like microcephaly-associated protein homolog isoform X1, whose translation MEEEPLTSSSSFLFKDISNFKTPNRPSKPPIFHSPCPQYFTASKQTPRTSSSFRHRSRPSFAPSSSRSRSKAAAAAKLKAFELQQSQSARKEELKKEQSLKSLSKSLTVWLNFLFQNPKSCGCDLSINGRDDSNVVRVDSTWRSPKRMRELWWRGDESEENIAADISSSKYSILRSSLKEVCSFDDLKLRMRVYLSLGNCKEILNAMTQVVKNIDEGRLKMKAHCPIVTDVRMKENATKILMSYNPIWLRIGLYIIFGGDSLLSSDGDNSFMQDISFLKMVIEKQFFSHPGLAKAYAYNKKVEGLYRPGYYENLGNVILKRILLLVLILDRAKSQTTLPLKYGIDGVDGGSPLLFTVSSGIKSSRQVLNDFLSSDVMHGEGNLLAHLVIVGYKVSHQQSALVEFDFQVSDLFLDFQDGVRLCRVIQLLRHDPSILMKIVVPSDTQKKNLANCGVALEYLKQAGVMLCDEDGLRITGDDVASGDKELTLSLLWNIFVHLQLPLLIDKTTIADEISKIGGFNMDSLNVINSTLMGILLNWIQAICGKYDLKIDGFSSLDNGKAIWCLLDYYFRRELSCSCSCSNKDSHEPRGEKSIMSATDYTDAVHNFILSQKLTTLLGNFPEVLQISDLLEHNGTVSVQSVVILLVFLLSQLIVKKNVDQLNFHKLLGCGCQSLERRHSLTRRQSANSDTILHNKERDIDITKDAAKKFKAIQAWWRNMTEQNYKSSVRSATSISDCSTAQKTSFDILRENAATIIQSRYRRLKERRNFLKMMKAICLVQTVVRTWLTVKKNTKINKFCSASGQEFRSEELKRVATLIVERHNFVNLRSVLPTQQAAKIYIAQRRDASCLDPVKAAIVIQKYVRGWMVRSYHILGLACTENASLKCQVKGLNNSEIEAATRIQIAWKNFLHRSLHKRTYAATKIQSYYRGWRLRMRFMKQKQAITKIQSNFRRLKCWRAFQNAWKEFICRTLQNQTLAATRIQSHFRGWQLRRNFMKKKQAIIKIQSHFRGWQLRRNCMKKKQAIIKIQSNFRLQKCLRAFQQYKNANRSAIIIQSFVRGWMARREARRYRFLVVMIQSHWKGYVARKESRGQLKDLRLRMVESAKNVDDGKRIINRLLSALSVLLSMKSISGILHHCETLDMATAHSQKCCEELVAAGAIGILLKQIQSASRSIPDQQVLKHALSTLRNLARYPHLAEVLIDTPPSVEIILWKMLRNKEEGYFIASEILKKICSNPKGVKAVHKFPALLKRLHTLVEELTRKLNTEKRNPRTVVLKENTDRRWKEAVQLLRLITNGYRIQ comes from the exons atgGAGGAAGAACCTCTTACTTCGTcttcttctttccttttcaaaGACATTTCCAACTTCAAGACCCCCAATCGCCCTTCCAAGCCTCCCATTTTCCACTCACCATGTCCTCAGTACTTCACTGCTTCCAAGCAAACCCCGAGGACTTCTTCGTCATTTCGTCACCGTTCTCGACCTTCCTTTGCTCCTTCCTCTTCCCGCTCCAGATCCAAAGCCGCTGCCGCAGCCAAGCTCAAAGCCTTCGAGCTGCAGCAATCTCAGTCGGCTCGCAAGGAAGAGCTCAAGAAAGAACAATCGCTCAAGTCATTGTCCAAATCTCTCACCGTTTGGTTGAATTTCCTCTTCCAGAATCCCAAGTCTTGTGGATGTGATCTCTCCATTAATGGCCGCGACGATAGCAATGTTGTTCGAGTGGATAGTACCTGGAGAAGCCCCAAAAGGATGAGGGAGTTGTGGTGGAGAGGGGATGAATCAGAGGAAAACATAGCCGCGGATATTTCCAGCTCCAAGTATTCGATTTTGAGGTCTTCCTTGAAGGAAGTTTGTAGTTTCGATGATTTGAAGCTGCGGATGCGGGTTTATTTGAGTTTGGGAAATTGCAAGGAGATTCTCAATGCCATGACTCAAGTCGTTAAG AATATAGATGAAGGGAGGCTAAAAATGAAGGCACATTGCCCTATAGTTACTGATGTTAGAATGAAGGAAAATGCTACTAAAATTCTGATGTCTTACAACCCTATTTGGCTCCGTATCGGGTTGTATATTATTTTTGGCGGTGATTCCCTGTTATCATCTGATGGAGATAATAGTTTCATGCAAGATATTTCATTTTTGAAGATGGTTATAGAAAAGCAGTTTTTCTCGCACCCTGGGCTCGCAAAGGCTTATGCTTATAACAAGAAGGTCGAAGGCTTATACAGACCGGGATACTATGAGAATTTGGGGAATGTTATATTGAAGAGAATTTTGTTGCTTGTTCTTATCCTTGATCGAGCTAAATCTCAGACCACTCTTCCTCTTAAGTACGGTATTGATGGAGTGGATGGAGGTTCTCCTCTTCTGTTCACAGTTTCATCTGGTATAAAATCAAGTCGTCAAGTCCTTAATG ATTTTCTGTCATCTGATGTTATGCACGGAGAAGGTAATCTTCTCGCACATCTAGTGATTGTAGGTTACAAAGTTTCTCATCAGCAG TCTGCCCTTGTTGAGTTCGATTTCCAAGTATCAGATTTATTCTTGGATTTTCAAGACGGGGTGCGGCTCTGTAGAGTAATTCAACTTTTGCGACATGACCCCTCTATCCTCATG AAAATAGTAGTTCCTTCAGATACGCAGAAAAAGAATTTGGCCAATTGTGGTGTTGCCCTGGAATATTTGAAACAGGCTGGTGTCATGCTATGTGATGAAGACGGATTGAGGATTACAGGAGATGATGTTGCTAGTGGGGATAAGGAACTCACTCTATCCTTGCTGTGGAATATATTTGTTCACTTACAG CTGCCTCTTCTGATTGATAAAACAACTATTGCTGATGAGATATCCAAAATAGGTGGCTTTAATATG GATAGCTTGAATGTAATCAATTCCACTCTTATGGGAATACTTTTAAACTGGATCCAG GCAATTTGTGGAAAGTATGATCTTAAGATTGACGGCTTTTCTTCTCTGGATAATGGAAAAGCCATATGGTGTTTGCTTGATTATTACTTCCGCAGAGAACTGtcttgttcttgttcttgttcTAACAAG GATTCTCATGAACCAAGAGGTGAAAAATCAATCATGTCTGCTACTGATTACACAGATGCAGTTCACAATTTTATATTATCACAGAAGCTGACAACATTGTTGGGAAATTTTCCTGAG GTTCTGCAAATAAGCGACTTACTTGAGCATAATGGAACAGTCAGTGTTCAGAGTGTAGTAATTTTGCTCGTTTTCCTGTTGTCCCAGCTTATTGTCAAGAAAAATGTG GATCAGTTGAATTTCCATAAACTACTGGGTTGCGGTTGCCAAAGTCTAGAGAGGAGGCATTCATTAACTCGAAGACAGTCAGCAAATTCAGATACCATTCTGCACAATAAGGAAAGAGACATAGATATCACTAAAG ATGCTGCTAAAAAGTTTAAGGCCATTCAGGCTTGGTGGCGAAATATGACAGAACAAAACTACAAGAGTTCTGTAAGATCCGCCACTTCTATTTCGGATTGTTCCACTGCTCAGAAGACAAGCTTTGACATTTTAAGAG AAAATGCTGCAACAATCATACAGTCTCGCTATAGACGACTGAAAGAGCGTCGCAATTTTCTGAAGATGATGAAAGCAATCTGTTTAGTCCAAACTGTTGTACGGACATGGTTGACCGTAAAGAAAAATACAAAGATCAACAAATTCTGTTCTGCCAGTGGTCAGGAATTTCGATCTG AAGAACTCAAGAGAGTTGCAACGCTTATTGTTGAGAGACACAATTTTGTTAATTTAAGATCAGTGTTGCCCACACAGCAAGCTGCAAAGATTTATATAGCTCAAAGACGTGATGCATCCTGTCTTGACCCTGTCAAAGCTGCCATTGTAATTCAAAAATATGTTCGTGGTTGGATGGTGAGGTCATACCACATTCTTGGTCTTGCTTGCACTGAGAATGCATCTCTTAAGTGCCAAGTCAAGGGTCTAAATAATAGTGAAATAGAAGCGGCAACCAGGATTCAGATTGCATGGAAGAATTTTCTTCACAGATCTCTACACAAACGAACTTACGCTGCAACTAAAATTCAGAGCTATTATCGCGGTTGGAGGTTGAGGATGAGGTTTATGAAGCAGAAGCAAgcaataacaaaaattcaaagtaaTTTCCGACGGCTAAAATGTTGGAGGGCCTTTCAGAATGCTTGGAAGGAATTTATCTGTAGAACTCTTCAGAATCAGACCTTAGCTGCAACCAGAATTCAGAGTCATTTCCGTGGTTGGCAGTTAAGAAGGAATTTTATGAAGAAGAAGCAAGCAATAATTAAAATTCAGAGTCATTTCCGTGGTTGGCAGTTAAGAAGGAATTGTATGAAGAAAAAGCAAGCAATAATTAAAATTCAGAGCAATTTCCGACTGCAAAAATGCTTGAGAGCTTTTCAACAATATAAAAATGCCAACAGATCAGCGATCATCATTCAATCTTTTGTGCGTGGATGGATGGCAAGGAGAGAAGCTCGGAGATATAGGTTTCTTGTTGTTATGATCCAA TCTCATTGGAAAGGTTATGTTGCCCGGAAAGAATCGAGAGGGCAGCTAAAGGATTTACGCTTGAGAATGGTGGAGTCTGCTAAGAACGTTGATGATGGCAAACGTATTATTAACAGGCTTTTATCAGCACTTTCAGTACTACTAAGCATGAAAAGCATCAGTGGCATTCTTCACCATTGTGAGACCCTGG ATATGGCAACAGCCCATTCTCAGAAATGCTGTGAAGAACTTGTGGCCGCGGGTGCAATCGGCATTCTACTGAAACAGATTCAGTCAGCCAGTCGAAGCATCCCTGATCAGCAGGTTCTAAAGCATGCACTCTCAACCCTCAGAAACTTAGCCCGATATCCCCATTTGGCCGAAGTGTTAATCGACACTCCTCCATCAGTAGAGATAATCTTATGGAAGATGCTCAG GAACAAGGAAGAAGGTTACTTTATTGCTTCCGAGATCTTGAAGAAGATATGTTCAAATCCGAAAGGTGTGAAAGCTGTACACAAGTTTCCTGCTCTTTTGAAGAGACTACACACTCTCGTTGAAGAACTTACAAGGAAATTAAACACTGAAAAAAG AAATCCTCGTACTGTTGTCCTAAAAGAGAACACAGATAGAAGATGGAAGGAGGCAGTCCAACTTCTTAGACTGATAACAAATGGTTATCGAATCCAGTAA